One region of Alosa alosa isolate M-15738 ecotype Scorff River chromosome 1, AALO_Geno_1.1, whole genome shotgun sequence genomic DNA includes:
- the LOC125299835 gene encoding mediator of RNA polymerase II transcription subunit 31, with amino-acid sequence MLDIMETDEQARNRFQSELEFVQCLANPNYLNFLAQRGYLREKVFVNYLKYLLYWKEPEYAKFLKYPHSLHMLELLQYEHFRKELVNAQCAKFIDEQQLLHWQHYSRKRTRLQQALAEQQQQQQPQQQPPHGNTTSK; translated from the coding sequence ACGAACAAGCGAGGAACCGGTTTCAATCGGAGTTGGAATTCGTTCAGTGTCTGGCCAATCCCAATTACCTGAACTTTCTTGCTCAAAGAGGATATCTGCGCGAGAAGGTGTTTGTGAATTACTTGAAGTACTTGCTTTACTGGAAAGAGCCGGAGTATGCCAAATTTCTCAAGTACCCCCACAGCCTACACATGTTGGAACTACTGCAGTATGAGCACTTCCGTAAGGAGCTGGTAAACGCGCAGTGCGCCAAGTTCATCGATGAGCAGCAGCTCCTGCACTGGCAGCATTACTCCCGCAAGCGGACTCGTCTTCAGCAGGCACTGgctgagcagcagcagcagcagcaaccacAGCAGCAGCCTCCACATGGAAACACTACCTCTAAATGA